One genomic window of Diospyros lotus cultivar Yz01 chromosome 8, ASM1463336v1, whole genome shotgun sequence includes the following:
- the LOC127808378 gene encoding uncharacterized protein LOC127808378 isoform X2, with protein MASPAPVSLPSTVSSRFPIFRGQQWQLYRGSAVCAWNSRTSVTCCVRPPTMALFREPPKIMVHLNNFRERLWEVVPRSVKDFPWKKTEDILLQQSLLVGREALKWLLLLLYVCSSVSDVIYSISRNKELTIPFGLFVGCMVANFLVDTSQELFPISQIFCWAGKKCALAPLSNRWFFGSCKDHAFILQGTRRNVSPACC; from the exons ATATTCAGGGGCCAACAATGGCAACTCTATAGGGGCTCAGCAGTATGTGCATGGAACTCCCGAACATCTGTCACTTGTTGTGTAAGACCTCCCACAATGGCACTGTTTCGTGAGCCTCCAAAAATCATGGTACACCTGAATAATTTCAGGGAGAGATTGTGGGAGGTTGTCCCTCGTTCAGTTAAAGATTTTCCCTGGAAGAAGACAGAGGATATACTGCTACAACAATCGCTGCTTGTTGGACGTGAGGCTTTGAAGTGGTTACTTCTTTTGCTGTATGTTTGTAGTTCAGTGTCAGATGTTATATACTCCATCTCTAGGAACAAAGAGTTAACGATTCCCTTTGGTCTCTTTGTTGGTTGTATGGTGGCCAACTTCTTGGTGGATACGTCTCAAGAATTGTTCCCTATCTCACAG ATTTTCTGTTGGGCAGGAAAGAAGTGTGCACTGGCACCTTTGTCGAATAGGTGGTTTTTTGGCTCTTGCAAAGATCATGCTTTCATATTACAAGGTACAAGGAGGAATGTTTCTCCTGCATGCTGctaa
- the LOC127808378 gene encoding uncharacterized protein LOC127808378 isoform X1, whose translation MASPAPVSLPSTVSSRFPIFRGQQWQLYRGSAVCAWNSRTSVTCCVRPPTMALFREPPKIMVHLNNFRERLWEVVPRSVKDFPWKKTEDILLQQSLLVGREALKWLLLLLYVCSSVSDVIYSISRNKELTIPFGLFVGCMVANFLVDTSQELFPISQERSVHWHLCRIGGFLALAKIMLSYYKVQGGMFLLHAANGGLMQILWLWRNSTEKQDMDTGDYTLQQDSSVAQMLDD comes from the exons ATATTCAGGGGCCAACAATGGCAACTCTATAGGGGCTCAGCAGTATGTGCATGGAACTCCCGAACATCTGTCACTTGTTGTGTAAGACCTCCCACAATGGCACTGTTTCGTGAGCCTCCAAAAATCATGGTACACCTGAATAATTTCAGGGAGAGATTGTGGGAGGTTGTCCCTCGTTCAGTTAAAGATTTTCCCTGGAAGAAGACAGAGGATATACTGCTACAACAATCGCTGCTTGTTGGACGTGAGGCTTTGAAGTGGTTACTTCTTTTGCTGTATGTTTGTAGTTCAGTGTCAGATGTTATATACTCCATCTCTAGGAACAAAGAGTTAACGATTCCCTTTGGTCTCTTTGTTGGTTGTATGGTGGCCAACTTCTTGGTGGATACGTCTCAAGAATTGTTCCCTATCTCACAG GAAAGAAGTGTGCACTGGCACCTTTGTCGAATAGGTGGTTTTTTGGCTCTTGCAAAGATCATGCTTTCATATTACAAGGTACAAGGAGGAATGTTTCTCCTGCATGCTGctaatggtgggttgatgcaaATTCTGTGGCTCTGGAGAAACTCAACGGAGAAACAAGACATGGACACGGGCGATTACACTTTGCAGCAAGACAGTTCTGTGGCGCAAATGTTGGACGACTAA
- the LOC127808831 gene encoding branched-chain amino acid aminotransferase 1, mitochondrial-like: MMHRSAFLRHLIRSSSFASPSKIGASFVCKTASSLQEACQPSAYSDDEGADIDWNNLGFGFKPTDFMYSTKCFTDGTFEQGQLSRYGNIELDPSAGVLNYGQGLFEGTKAFRREDGRIFLFRPDQNATRMQTGAMRMCMPSPSIDQFIDAVKQTALANRRWIPPPGKGTLYIRPLLMGSGPILGLAPAPEYTFLVYASPVGNYFKEGLSPLNLYVEDEFHRACRGGAGGVKSITNYAPVLKALTRAKSGGFSDVLYLDPEHKKNVQEATSCNIFVVKDNLVSTPRTSGTVLPGVTRKTVIEIARDHGYQVEERILPVEELLEADEVFCTGTAVGIAPVGSITYQGKRFEYRTLGLTSQDLFSTLAGIQSGLIEDKKGWLVEIE, from the exons ATGATGCATAGGAGCGCGTTTCTTCGCCATTTGATCCGATCTTCCAGCTTTGCTTCTCCATCCAAG ATTGGAGCTTCCTTCGTATGTAAGACTGCGTCTTCCCTCCAAGAAGCCTGCCAACCCTCTGCTTACAG TGACGACGAGGGTGCGGATATTGATTGGAACAATCTTGGATTTGGTTTCAAGCCAACGGACTTCATGTATTCCACGAAATGCTTCACAGATGGGACTTTTGAGCAAGGCCAACTTAGCCGATATGGCAACATTGAATTGGACCCTTCTGCCGGAGTTTTAAACTACGGACAG GGACTGTTTGAAGGTACAAAAGCATTTAGGAGGGAAGATGGGCGCATTTTCCTCTTCCGGCCAGATCAGAACGCGACCCGAATGCAGACTGGTGCTATGAGAATGTGCATGCCCTCCCCTTCTATTGACCAATTTATTGATGCTGTGAAGCAAACTGCACTTGCCAACAGGCGTTGG ATTCCCCCTCCAGGGAAAGGGACTCTCTATATCAGGCCTTTGCTCATGGGAAGTGGGCCAATATTAGGTCTGGCCCCTGCGCCCGAGTACACATTCCTTGTGTATGCTTCCCCTGTTGGCAACTATTTCAAG GAAGGCTTGTCACCCTTGAACCTATATGTTGAGGACGAATTCCATCGCGCCTGTCGTGGTGGAGCTGGAGGCGTCAAGTCCATTACCAATTATGCTCCA GTTCTGAAAGCATTAACAAGAGCAAAGAGCGGAGGATTTTCTGATGTCTTATACCTTGACCCAGAGCACAAGAAAAATGTTCAGGAGGCCACTTCTTGTAACATTTTTGTGGTGAAG GACAATCTCGTATCAACTCCAAGAACCAGTGGGACTGTCCTTCCTGGGGTCACAAGGAAAACCGTTATTGAAATTGCACGGGATCATGGGTACCAG GTTGAGGAAAGAATTCTTCCAGTAGAGGAACTGCTTGAGGCCGACGAAGTTTTCTGCACAGGAACTGCAGTTGGCATTGCTCCTGTCGGAAGCATCACGTATCAGGGTAAAAG GTTTGAATACAGAACACTGGGCCTCACAAGTCAGGATCTCTTTTCAACTCTAGCTGGGATTCAATCGGGTCTAATAGAGGACAAGAAGGGATGGCTAGTTGAGATCGAATAG